DNA sequence from the Brienomyrus brachyistius isolate T26 chromosome 18, BBRACH_0.4, whole genome shotgun sequence genome:
CCGTTCGGGACGCAGATTAACTTTGGTCTGTTATAGCATTATTATGTATGTTAGAAATAAGGTGGATATTTTTGTGTAAATTCACGTAGGGCGTATTCGGCCGGGTAGACCTTGAGTTTGACAACAGTAACCTAAACTGAAACAGTAAATTCTGTTCCCTAAGATAATGCTGGACACAATAGGCACAGAGACGTAGGCGATGATTAATACAATGAAATGATTATTAGATTTGTCATAAGCCTGGGGCAGAATCCGAAACGAGTCCTGAATGATTTGTATAGCTCAGATGTTTCATGGTCTTTGGGCTAAGCTCTGGATGTCTTGAGATCCTAGCAACACCCATGATAATTACTcatttgtcttgcaaaatcaggGCAACTCTTTGTCTCTCGCGGGGAGGTCAGAGTCCGAGACATTTGTGCTCGAAGGTGTTTCATGGAATATTTTATAGAACGGAGTGAAAAATTCAGCAAGGCTTATATGTGGGCCTCCACCAGTTTTTGTCTCGGCAATCAGCATTAGTGATGGGTATAACTAAGTAGATGGAGTTCAGAGAACAGGAATAAGATGACAGATAgcatggtttacttacaagtatTCGTAGCTCACCTGTAAATAGAATAGTACATGCCCACTCATGATATCATGATGGTTCCCGTTCAGGGACCAACTATTTTTCGGTCCTCAATGGgaaccattttatttttttttgtttgggagCAGCGTATATTGTGGTGGAAACACACAGAATCGTTCAAAAATAGGTTCACGAACTGGAACGGAACATGTTTTCTCAATAGAAAAGTGCCATGTGAGGTAGGGTGGGGCCCCTGATCAAGTCAAGGTGGCCTGAGATAAAGGTGCTTGCACTTCATATGGTTCCAGTCCGTTAATAGTCCAAAATCTTGGACTAGTCAGAGGTCAGTTTCACTTGTGGGAGGAGGTTTGCTGGCCTGTGGGTCTtacacagtgcccccccccccccaaacaccctCCCACTCTCCAGACAAATGAGTTATTACTGCCGTCATTGTGATGTTTATGTAAGGCCAATTATACAGGTGTTGCCAAAATTATTATGAAGatcttttgcttttattttatacacacatacaaacacacacacacacgaccagATACAGTGcattctgttttattttagGGGTGGGGGAGTTGTTTTTTTCtagttttttttagaaaaaggaTGGTGTAATAGATGTTCTTCCAAATGGGACTTTAATTTCAGTAATAATTATAAAGATCTTCTACCTACTGCCATGATTATCTGCCTCCCCTACTTTCTTGAACctcattgttaccttttatgtTCCATTTGGTAGATAATGCCACATGTATCAATGGCCCAATACACAGAACCACACAGCACCCATATACAGCACTAGTCAGATGTTCAGTGTTTCAATTGTTCCTTCAGCTCTGTAGCACTACATTAACCCAACACATTCTGACTTGAGGGCAAACCAGCTCATGGTCCATGCTTTAATACCACTATATGTTGTGTATATATGGGCTTGACTAACTGATTGTGTGGTTTTTGGGAGGGATGGTTTTTtgaaggaaaacagaaaaagTCGAGATATAGAATAGTTCTGAAGTTatcacattttttaaattaatactAGACATTAAAATCAAAGAAGGGAGAATTCATGATGTGAACTATTTTTTGCTGGTCATTACCTGGTTAATTTACTGACCAAGTCAGATTAAACCAGGCAGTAACCAGAGCACATTGTTTTTCTTAGCCAGTTACATCATCTGATTGCAATTTTACTAGTTTCATTGTAAATAAGAAATGACAAAAGAAGTTTGACAGGAAGTTCAATCCATGAAGCTGTTTCATCTCAAGGAGGTGGAGAGAAGCTACACCCTGAGAGTATATAACAGAGGTCAGCAGAGAGGGGACCAGACGCCTCTCTGTCCTGCTTATTGTGTTACTAGCTCCTGAGAAAGCTACACATTGAAGAGAAGACTCACAATGGCATCTATGGGAAAGGAGATTCTAGGATTGGCCCTGGCCATCATCGGATTTCTTGGGGTCATCATCATCTGCGCCCTGCCTATGTGGAAGGTGACTGCCTTCATTGGAGCCAACATCGTGACGGCACAAACCATCTGGGAAGGTCTGTGGATGAATTGCGTGATGCAGAGCACGGGGCAGATGCAGTGCAAGGTCTACGACTCTATGCTCGCCCTGccccaggacctgcaggcggcCCGCGCCCTGGTCGTCATCTCTGCCCTCGTAGCCCTTATTGCCATGCTGTTGGCTGTGGTCGGGGGTCAATGCACCAACTGCATTGAAGATGAAGCTTCAAAGGCAAAGGTGACCATCGGCAGTGGCATTGCCTTCATCATCGCTGGTGTCCTCTGCCTCATCCCAGTCTGCTGGTCAGCTAATACAATCATCCGGGATTTCTACAACCCTCTGCTGACGGAAGCCCAGCGCAGAGAGCTGGGAGCCTCATTGTACATTGGCTGGGGAGCTGCTGGTTTGCTGATCCTAGGTGGTGGCCTGCTGTGTACCTCCTGCCCCCCGAAGGAGGACAAGCAATATACTGCTAAGTACTCCCAGCCAAGATCTACGGCTACAAGCAAGGCATATGTGTAAGACTGGCAAGAAAGGTACAGGAGATGAAGACAATCTGCTCTTTGTTCTCTTCTGCAGCCATCTATTTGATGGTCAATGTTTAGGACTGTGAGTGAACATCGTGTTTGTGAAAAGACAGCACAGAAGTGAAGCAGCTCATCACACCAACTTCGGCACTTCATCCGTCTTTTAAATCTGCTTTTGAAATATCGTTAAGGAATGGCAGGAGGCCTGGAACTTGCCTTTATGCCTGACAACACACCTAATACCACAGCAGTTAATGTCCCATAGCTCTACCCAATGTTAAAAGTGAATTACACATCAAATGTATTCATGTAACTTTGTATCTCaaacattaaatgttaaaatattcgTACTACAAACGAAATTAATTAAAATCTAAATGCTAGCCAATGTTATGACGTTTTTATTTTTAGGAACACCAGGCATATAATATCAAACATTTCTCTTCACTTGcttgtattttttgttattattttagattttttttctttaaccaggaatgtgttttattttttatatatatatttttgatattGTACTTAAATTAGTTTGAACTTCTCTATGGATTTTTTTATATGCATTTGCTAAATAACTTCCACAAATTCAAATATACGTGATTTTTTACATTGAAAATGTACAACTATTTGTCTATGAGCTCTATTTAAATAACGTAATTAAATTTTATGTATAATCAAAGGTGAAGGACTGAGTAAAAGACGttcaaaataaattatattccCTATAGACAATTATTTAGTGATTTGATGTTGACACCAGGGTATATGAACTGTTTTGGggtatttagttttatttccTGGTTATTGGGTACTGTTCAAATTATTAATGCAAGTAATTTAAATATTGTGTGCTATCTAAGTCTGAGATGTCAGTTTTATTTCACTTGATTGGCAGTGATAATGGCACACTCTGGACAGGATAAATTCCATGTACAAGTGTTGAGTATATTGCCTactattaaaaacatttttgcgATACAATGGTTCGTTTCATGAGGTGTTCCCCGCCTTAGTGTAATCAGTAAGACCGGTCCAGCaggctttttataaatatacctTCCACATAACTCACCCACTAAAGCATCCCAGAAATGCTAGTTGCTAAACCGTTTCCCGCTGTGAATTATGCTCAAGGCCATCTGCTGTTATTCAGGGGATTTTTATCACCTGCATTTTGAAATACAGTCATGCGCCTCGCGACGACGTTTCGGTAAACAGCAGGCCGCATGTGCGACGGTGGTCTAAGAAGATTATAATAAAGATGACCGATTCCTATCGCCTAGTGACATAGCGCAACGCATTACGTGTCTGTGGTGATACTGGTGTAAACAAACCGACTGCACTGCCAGTCGTGTAAAACTATGGCACATACaataatgtacagtatataatacTTAATAGTAACTATGTTACTGGTTCACTTATTTGTCGTACTGTACTCTTTTTTCGTTATTTAGGCTACATCATATATGATAGGTGTGTAACAGGCTGTACCAGTGTCTACCTACCCGGtcctccatatttttgctcccttccagctccctgccagtcaATCGACATTTTAACAAAAATGTACACTGGGGTCGCTctagaccaggttgggaaacactgggcttTACCATCTAGGTTTGTGAAAATACACTACGATGCTCACACAACGATGAAATCATCCTTCCCTGTCCGCAAGAGACAAATTActgtatttgttgttttttaaaaaaaaaaagtgatccCACAAAACAAACGTGGTTCTGAGAAACCCTAATCTCTTCTGAGGTAGCCCTCACTAGCAGTTATAATACCCAGTACATCTCCTATCTGTAGGAGCTCTGAGAGTTCCCATGGACTGCTGCTTGTAGTGTCAAACGCTTTTTGATTGAAGTGACAAGATCCTTCAGTGATCCACTGTAGCCCATACAATTAAGCAATGCAGATTTACTACTCGGTTTGCTTTGCCGAttttatatttcaatagatgCTTTAATCCAAATTGATGTATTgttgagaaagcaggatcaaTCAATTAATCCCTTGGATGAAGGACAAATGGTAAAATCACTCTACTTTCTCATAACAGGCGCAGTAGTCAAACCCACAGAACCACGCACGACCCTATTAAAAACTTCATAACACTTCGCACAATTGTGTGTACTGGATCCTATCTATCCTGTAGGACACTTGTAGAGGTGTGCTCGCcgaatgatttattatttttttgtgttctgTTGTGTAATGCAAGGAACCCACTTACATTATTTGGCTATAGACAACATTCCCATGTTGGTTTAATTAACAAAACCGTGTGACCGAAGCGTCCAGAACTTGGGTAAAAAATGAAATGACTACATTGTGTATATCTGTTGTTGTCAACACAGCAAACATCTCCCGGAGCACAGAAGACCACTCCCTTTAACATAGGTCTTGCAACTCATATTAAACGAAAACAAGATCATCGAGAACGAAAACAAGAAAAGAGAAAGAACCGGTTTTTCAAGGTGAGATTCTGAGAAAACATGTCACCATCCTTGCGTGCCCAACGCATGCACCTGACAGATCACGGTTCATTTCACGTAACATTTTTGCTTACTGAAACCAACAGCGACCAAGCGCTTAGACTTCGTCCTTAGCTAAAGGCAACCGAGCCTGACATTAAGTGACGTTTTTTACAGTTTCATTACAGATCGGTGTAAGTTTATGGCCTCTGAGTAAGAGCTATTTTGAAAATGACTTTGCGGGCAATACAGCTGTACTGTAATAATAgacactaataataatagacactTTTAGATACGCACAGTAAATCAAAATAAAGCATGTTGCAGCATTTATTATAGCCCAGATCAACActgaatgaaataaaaaaggTGCTTGTTGCGAGTTTAAACTCCGGATAACATTCCTGAGAAAGCTCTTCAAAAAACGCCTAATGATCTTAGGCAGTGCCTAATATTTAGGCATCCTTTTGGATAAATGCGATTATATGAATGAATCATTAATTCATTTTACGAACTGCTAATCCAGGTAAAGCCCATGTTAAACTACAGTGTTTCCCCTTGTTTACATGTAATAGATCTTAAGGTGTTGGAAAGTACATAATTTACTAGAACAGAACAAAATAGGCAGGATAGTAACCTGTCGAGCATGTTTGTGTCTCTGCGGTCAGATTATTAAATCAACTGGCAGGTCTAGTTCATTTTGCTTGTCACACTGAGTATTTGTGGTGTGGCTCAAATTGTTCTCTACAGAGCCATATGTCAGTGTCAGTTGCATTTAAAATCAATTGCAGCTGTACAGGATCTAGCTGTACAGTTTCAACTGAATTTCAACTGGAGATCAAAGGCCCAGTCCAATGTCATTATCTATATCTTTGATATAGATAGATTAGATACAATagaacagacaggcaggcagattaTATTGATCTCTACTCAGAAAATCCTGTGGAATTAAGGAAAAACATTTTGGAGAATTTGAAATGCACTGATCATGATGCTGTGTGGAAATAAACATGAACTTCTTCCCTACGTCACAAAACAATGAATTTGGCAACAAACTGAAAGAACGTCAGCTATTAACATGACTACTACATGACGGCTTCCTACGAAAACAAACACTTTTCCCAATATGATAACGTCATATTGTGACAAATTGTACATGCTTCCAACCAGAGACTCAGGTAAAATGAGAAACGGTTAGGTGTCTATCACACtgaataattttcattttgATTTCTTTAATCATCAAACTCGAATGAACAATACGATCTATACGTATACACACagtcgtgtaatcatatctttttggggatcgctcattcatttctatgggaaaatgctaatgctaattatgacaaccttaaccccgaccctgccctaaccatagtcataaataaccaaacaaaatacaagagtttttgcattcttagctttttttaatgcagtctcggatttttataaaatagagttttcccttatggggacccggAAATTGGTCCCgataaggttaaaaaaaaaaacaaaaaaaaaacaggtattcatttggtccccacaaggtaaggtacacCTGGATCACACAGAGCATTCACACATttattcacacctatgggcaatttggtacctCCAATACAacaatgtttttggactggggggggtgggaaccAGAGAACTGGAAGAAACCCCGTGATGGCACAGAAAGAACACACGAAGACAGGGCTTAGTATGATTCATCATGATTTATCAAGAGGGACAGGTGGTTTCAACAAAGTTACACGTCACCAACGAATGAGTAAACACTTGCAAGCATATTGCCCAACATTTTTATACCAGACCCAAGCACCAAATGCTCATGAAGTGCTGAAAGCTCCCCCCACTGTTGGCCAGCTATGCCCTTGGGtatactgccatctagtggcagaATTTCTACATGTACCAAACTACAACATACCACCGCATGGTTTCAGGTAAATAGAGCAAAGACGCAGGGAATTGATAATGccatattaaacaaaaaaaatgtaggtGGTACATGTGACATTGTCAAGTGACCCATTCAGAAGCGTTGCTACGACATATTTCCCAGAAGTGGTGAGGCACAGACCAACATCTCATTGATATCACACTATTATGAGACCTTAAGACATCACAAAAGACAATAAAGAATGGCAGAAGGCCATTACTGGGTGATGGACACCCTGGATCAAGCTCTGAATCGACGCAAACTTGAGTATGATGACAGATAAATGCACATATGGTCTACATCAGGGGCAGGCAACCTTGATCCTTTAGTGCCAGCATCCTGGGAAACCTGCTGGATAGCAGCACTCCAGGATGAAAGTTGCCTACCTCTGGTCTACATCATCCCCCACGCAGCGGACATGCTCAAGTATGTGAAGTTTCTTGTAGTCTGAGTGAATTTTTCTTGGCGATGATGTCAGGACACAAGGCattgtggggtttttttttttgtttgtttatagaTATCAAAAAACAATCTTTGGAGCATAACGTTCAAGAGatttgtagaaaaaaaaatcacggtaAAGCCACGGTAAAAGCCCCTGATCACAATCCAATGATGGGAGACGTCACACTCAGAACTCTCCACTTTTTGATAGGTCACCTCAATCTAGTGACTTCCTGTACAAGTACACCACCCCAGGTATGTGCCCTGCCTCCATATTTGATACTGCCCTCTCCCATTGCTCCACTTCCCTCACATCCACCCGCACCCACAGCCCATCCTGCTCCATGCCGTCGATGGTGTTCTCCAGCTCAGTCTTGTACTTCAGATTCTTTACATCTGCCCTCGTTGTCATGCAGACATAGCCCCCTGCATGGGCACATCAATAAAGCATCACAGAACGTACAGTCACTGCTATAGCATGAACATCATTTCATGCACATGTGCAAAACATGCATCtctgaaaatccattatttCAGGAGCATGAAAAAAGGCATTTTCTCAGAAACTAAACCCAAAACGGCATGAGACGTTCATAGTACCATAAATTGAAACCGATCAATGACCTACCATGTTTCAAATGGACTTACGCGTATTGTTGTCAGCGAGACAAATACAAATGTCGACGAGATGCACACTAATCTTGgtttatatttacaattaacaATGATCTTAGCTGCTACCTATGCAGTTTTCAACATGAAGTTGTTGTAATTAgtgaaaaaaaattatgctAATGTTAACTGGTACAAAGACAAGTATTCAGTAGAAGAGACTGAGTGATTCCATCTACAATTAAAAGCAATTGCCAAAAAGTGGACATAtgtaggggggcggcatggtggtgtagtggttagcactgttgcctcacacctctgggacccgggttcgagtctccgcttgggttacatggaatttgcatgttctccccatgtcgtcgtgtggtttcctctgagtactccagtttccccccacagtccaaagacatgcagaggctaattggagttgctaaattgcccgtgtgtgtgtgtgaatggtgtgtgagtgtgccctgtgatggctggccccccatcctgggttgttccctgccttgtgcccattgcttccgagatggtcgcagggggtccagagcctcagtaggataagtggtttggaaaatggatggatggacataagtGTTTTTCATCATGTCATCAGACAACAGCAATATTAAAGTTCCCAGGAACAACTTAACATGACGCACATGTACTTCTCCATTTTCCCTCGCTCTGACGGCCACAGACACACCTACCTGGCTTAGCCACCTGCCACAGCTCCTTGACAACAGTGACAGGCACATTACCGGCACTGAGGATCCCAACAATAAGAACTGCATCAAATGACCCTGTGGTGGAAACCAGGCCACGGTGAGAAGCTTAGACCAGGCCGCAAGGAGCGGTGTATCGTTTGATTGTAGATTTCttaccacacccacaagccaaAGCATTGAAATACAACTAACAGGAATCCTTCGTACCAGCTTGAACAGGAAGTGGTTccattcccagcatgcactgcttCAGCTCTTTGTAAAGGCCTTTCCTTTTGGCTATATCTAACATGGACTGACTGCCGTCCACCCCAAAAACGTTACGGAATCCCATATTATGCAGCTGCAAACAAATAATACGGGGGTGAGGTAGATGACAATCGGCATGGGAAGGAAGGGCCAAGTTCAGTTTTGTTCATTATGTGTGAAGGTACAGAGTTTGCAATTATGTGTAAATCAATAATttcattggggggaggggggcagttcaTTCACATTTGTACTGATGATTTACTGATACCATTACGTGGAATATTAACGTGATCAACAAATAAcactaaagaaaaacaaaatacttaaaaaaaaaaatacacacctGTGCGCAAACAAGACCGGTTCCGCAAGCCACGTCTAGTACGGCCGCCGTGTCCCTATTTCCTCGATAGGCGGCAGACAGGAGCTCCGCTGCCAGAGATGGAGCTCGATATTCCAGGATGCCGACATCCTGGACACACATGAGGGCAGTAAGTTTGCTTACTGTAGGCGCCTTCGCCAGGCGTTCCGCACATGCCATCCTCATCTTACCTGATCATAATTACTAGCCCAGTCGTTGTAGAAAGCAACCTTTTCCTCGGCACCCGTGCTTTTGTGCGCGAACAGAAGGACTTTTCTTACGTCGCTGAAGGTCCTGTTCACATCCATCTTTATAGCTGTCAAACAACACCATCGTATACCATCTTTGATCGTAAAAATGCACATGTATGGTTTCCATCACAACGTGTTTATGTGTTTGACAAAGTCACCGCACAGAAAACTCACCActattgtgtttgtttttttgttttttttttggggaggcGAAACGTACCTTACTCCAGAACTACTTGACCCTGAATTATTGGGCCGAAGCTGCAGGGATATGAGAGAAGGTGCCGGAATACGCGAACCGTAAGAAGAAACTTTTGGACGGTGCAGGCTTTGATCTGCGGTGGGTGGAGGTTCCCCGCGCTTGAATATCCCGTCCGGGGTGAGACGTTCGAATGGTCTGCCTTGAGGTCTGCCTTGAGGTCTGCCTTGAGGTCGTGTGCTGGCCGCAAATCCCACAAGACCTAATAGCAGCTTGCAGCCCCAGAAGAAACCTGCAGACCAGGAAGAGGCGGAGCTCCCAGCCCGAGTGGAACCTCCAAGGCTGCAGTCTGTCTGCAGACTCCctccctcctccagctccatgaATCAGTGCACGTTCACTGTCCTACCTGTAGAGCGAGCCGAGCTGGAAACAAAAGTCTTTTCCGAATTTAGAAAACTCAGATTGACAGCCGAGTTAGTCAGTCACACTTATCTTCTGTTTTTATTGACGAAAGCCTCCCTTAAAAAAACATGGAGGAATGGGGAAAGTCGTGGCATTCTCTCCGTTTTAGCTCGGTTTCAGTCCTATAGACGGGCTGCTGCCAAACTTTCCTGCGCGTCTGCCTTTCCCACTGGGCGGTCGTTCCGTGTAACTTTAAGCCGGGGATTTTTCGGCCTGTTGTTTgttattctttttttaaaaaaaaaacacttcaccGTGAAGGTTAATTATtactttttgtattttattgttcATATACAATTATCGGTAATGTTTAAAACAAGTTCGAAGTTGTTGAAATATACGGTTAACCCCGTTATAGTGGTGTTGTTACAGCATAAATGGTTAACCAGTTAAATGTAGTACTTCGCGTAGAGTTTCCAAACTTTTACTGTAACACTTTGCTATTGAGGCTATAAAGCTATTTTGTGCTTGTATTgttctgtgtgtatatatgtgtttagACTTGTGTTCGAACCAGGTTAAAGTCGATCTCGGTGTTTACGTAGCTACGATTTCTAAGTAACTCGTACCTCAGTAGCCAAGGGTGGACATCTGTATTGTGATtgtaggttaaaaaaaaacattgatgaataattTCTagttctgtgatgttaatgtatGACAACTGGTATTGTGCAGGATTATGGATTTTGTTGAGCTCTCTTTAACAGCTCTTTGTTTTCGGTAGGTACAGACCCTAGAATGTCGATCTTGGGCTTAAAGAAGAAACAGCCGAAGACTTTCAAAGTGAAAGTCATCACCATGGATGCTGAAGTGGAGTTCAGTTGCGAGGTATTGATGATCGTCGTGGTCTGAGATATTTGGCTTCAGCTAAACCTTCGGGGTCACATGATAAGAACTGTTTTGAACCAGATGGCTTGTTGTTTATGCACATTGAAGTCAgtctttttaaatcattttttaaaaatgtattatgaCAAAGGCCAGACCAAGTATTTATTTTTACGATATGTGTATGGTGATGCGATGTTTTGGTCATTGGAACAGATTCTGTATCACAGCAAAAACTGCTGGCCGTACAGTGAATGAATGATTGAGTGTTTTCCTTGTTGATTTTCAGGTTAAATGGAAGGGAAAGGATCTTTTTGATCTGGTGTGTCGTACAATCGGACTGAGGGAGACCTGGTTCTTTGGGCTCAGGTACACCGTGAAAGATACCTATGCTTGGCTGAAAATGGAGAAGCGGGTGAGTTATCGTTTTGATGTGGGACGGAGCAGCAGTGTCTGTCGTAATGTTTGCCTGATGTTGAAAGATTGAGTATCTCAGTGATGCTCTGTGTTTATTTCTAAAGCACTGTgaaaatattttgaaatgtgCACTGTCTGAAATTGCTTTTATATCACTGTATATGTCTTGAAAGTTTGTCCTCTCCTAAACA
Encoded proteins:
- the LOC125712889 gene encoding claudin-4-like — translated: MASMGKEILGLALAIIGFLGVIIICALPMWKVTAFIGANIVTAQTIWEGLWMNCVMQSTGQMQCKVYDSMLALPQDLQAARALVVISALVALIAMLLAVVGGQCTNCIEDEASKAKVTIGSGIAFIIAGVLCLIPVCWSANTIIRDFYNPLLTEAQRRELGASLYIGWGAAGLLILGGGLLCTSCPPKEDKQYTAKYSQPRSTATSKAYV
- the mettl27 gene encoding methyltransferase-like protein 27, with translation MDVNRTFSDVRKVLLFAHKSTGAEEKVAFYNDWASNYDQDVGILEYRAPSLAAELLSAAYRGNRDTAAVLDVACGTGLVCAQLHNMGFRNVFGVDGSQSMLDIAKRKGLYKELKQCMLGMEPLPVQAGSFDAVLIVGILSAGNVPVTVVKELWQVAKPGGYVCMTTRADVKNLKYKTELENTIDGMEQDGLWVRVDVREVEQWERAVSNMEAGHIPGVVYLYRKSLD